In Melospiza georgiana isolate bMelGeo1 chromosome 8, bMelGeo1.pri, whole genome shotgun sequence, one genomic interval encodes:
- the PSTK gene encoding L-seryl-tRNA(Sec) kinase: MRTAPAEAAGPAALAAEQQRQHRESGGGARVGLCLLCGLPAAGKSTLGRALSRRLPQRRGWACALLAYDELIPPEAFRTSPSPSLPGWKQSRRELLQCLEGLLRALLTGAPLPGPAQPGWPRFLRCCRREGLLAAPDGDTGAAPRPLVLLLDDNFYYQSMRYEVYQLARKYSLGFCQLFLECAVECCLQRNRLRSDPVPEQTIQLMARKIEMPDPRKNTWEQHSLILSSSDGISEDDEQIMNLLVTALENPERPNEEDTEQKEAARATCAASAVHQADQACRRAISEAMQDAKGKNVLPSEMKSLAEELNKLKAEVLEDLRQGKTLKSQYSDPATSVISSFQQEAAKVLNKYILK, encoded by the exons ATGCGCACAGCGCCGGCGGAAGCGGCGGGACCCGCAGCACTGGCGGCggagcagcagcggcagcaccgggagagcggcggcggcgcccgggtggggctgtgcctgctgtgcgGGCTGCCCGCGGCCGGCAAGTCCACGCTGGGCCGCGCCCTGAGCCGCCGGCTGCCGCAGCGGCGGGGCTGGGCCTGCGCGCTGCTCGCCTACGACGAGCTCATCCCGCCCGAGGCCTTCCGCACCAGCCCGTCCCCATCG ctgcccGGCTGGAAGCAGAGCCGCCGcgagctgctgcagtgcctggagggGCTCCTGCGGGCGCTGCTCACCGGGGcgccgctgcccggccccgcgcaGCCGGGCTGGCCGCGCTTCCTGCGCTGCTGCCGCCGGGAGGGGCTGCTGGCCGCCCCCGATGGGGACACCGGAGCCGCCCCCCGGCCGCTCGTCCTCCTGCTGGATGACAACTTCTATTACCAGAGCATGCGCTACGAGGTGTACCAGCTGGCCCGCAAAT ATTCCTTGGGCTTCTGCCAGTTATTTTTGGAGTGTGCAGTGGAATGCTGCCTGCAGAGGAACCGCCTCAGGAGTGACCCTGTGCCTGAGCAAACCATACAATTAATGGCAAGGAAAATAGAGATGCCAGATCCCAGGAAAAAcacctgggagcagcacagcctcatTCTGAGCAGTTCTGATGGCATCTCAGAGGATGA TGAGCAGATCATGAACTTGCTGGTCACTGCTTTGGAAAATCCAGAGAGGCCAAATGAGgaggacacagagcagaag GAGGCAGCTCGAGCCACGTGTGCAGCCAGTGCTGTCCACCAGGCTGACCAGGCGTGCAGGAGAGCCATCTCTGAGGCCATGCAGGATGCCAAAG GTAAAAACGTTCTCCCGAGTGAGATGAAGAGCCTGGCAGAAGAACTCAACAAACTGAAAGCAGAAGTTTTGGAAGACTTGAGGCAAGGGAAGACTTTGAAAAGCCAATATTCTGACCCTGCTACAAGTGTTATTTCTTCATTCCAACAGGAGGCAGCCAAGGtactaaataaatatattttaaaataa